One segment of Clostridiales bacterium DNA contains the following:
- a CDS encoding amino acid ABC transporter ATP-binding protein — protein sequence MIYVKDLHKKFGKLEVLRGITCTIKKGEVVTVIGPSGSGKSTMLRCINMLEVPTSGEIYIDNVRINEKGIDINKVRQRMGMVFQHFNLFPHLSVIDNITIAPRKVLNMENGKAQEEAIELLKKVGLMDKKDAYPSQLSGGQKQRIAIARALAVKPDIMLFDEPTSALDPEMVKEVLNVIKDLANEGMTMIVVTHEMGFAREVSDKIMFMDEGKIIEEGEPTAFFENPKNERTKSFLSKVL from the coding sequence GTGATATACGTTAAGGATTTGCATAAGAAGTTTGGAAAACTTGAGGTTTTACGGGGAATAACCTGTACAATAAAAAAGGGCGAAGTCGTGACGGTTATAGGTCCCAGTGGATCGGGGAAAAGCACGATGTTAAGATGTATAAACATGCTTGAAGTACCCACATCAGGTGAAATATATATCGATAATGTCAGGATAAATGAAAAGGGCATCGATATAAATAAAGTGAGACAGAGAATGGGAATGGTTTTTCAGCATTTTAATCTGTTCCCACATTTAAGCGTTATAGATAATATAACGATTGCGCCGAGAAAAGTCCTGAATATGGAGAATGGCAAGGCTCAGGAGGAAGCAATCGAGCTTTTGAAGAAAGTAGGCCTTATGGATAAAAAGGATGCATATCCGTCACAACTGTCCGGAGGACAAAAGCAGAGAATTGCGATCGCAAGGGCGCTTGCAGTGAAACCCGATATAATGCTCTTTGATGAGCCTACGTCAGCGCTTGATCCAGAGATGGTAAAAGAAGTTTTAAATGTCATAAAGGATCTTGCAAATGAAGGCATGACAATGATAGTTGTGACTCATGAAATGGGATTTGCGAGGGAAGTTTCGGATAAGATCATGTTTATGGATGAAGGAAAGATAATAGAAGAGGGTGAACCCACCGCGTTTTTTGAAAATCCGAAAAATGAAAGGACAAAATCTTTTTTAAGCAAAGTATTGTAA